In one Niallia taxi genomic region, the following are encoded:
- a CDS encoding MFS transporter codes for MAGDLKLEKLNSNRLVAVLTFALVISVMNSTMFNMAVPSITKEFKLLPTEAGWIITAYIIIYAIGSVLYGKLADKYMLKTLLTIGLCTFAAGSILGFAANSFPLLLAGRCLQAAGASVMPTVAMIIPARFFPKETRGRVLGLTSAGMALGTAIGPIVAGGVTSFFNWHYLFVISLLSLITLPFFRKYLKEQKRQKKGKTDLLGAAFLACALAFLLLAITLSALSYAALFALCFVLFIWRIMKVKNPFIPISLFKNKQFSLGIAISGICSGIGFGIPYLTPLLLQEVNGLSPLLSGLYMFPSALIAALLGISGGRLADRKGNRSLTHLALIGFFIGFSVLSIFAGYSPYMTMFILIFACIGQTFMQISMANTVSNTLPKADVGVGMGIMMMINFISGAVFTTMMSASLEKKDLSMQLNPLLLTQNGISYSNIYTVLSILVVIITLTYHFRLKENSAEYAK; via the coding sequence ATGGCTGGCGATTTAAAATTGGAAAAGCTAAACAGTAACCGTTTAGTGGCGGTACTTACTTTTGCTCTAGTAATAAGTGTTATGAATTCAACAATGTTCAATATGGCAGTCCCTTCTATCACTAAGGAATTCAAGCTCTTGCCAACAGAAGCAGGCTGGATTATAACTGCTTATATTATCATTTATGCGATTGGATCTGTTCTCTATGGGAAGCTAGCCGACAAATATATGCTAAAAACCTTGCTGACTATCGGCTTATGCACTTTTGCTGCTGGAAGTATCTTGGGGTTTGCTGCTAACAGCTTTCCCCTGCTGCTTGCGGGCAGATGTCTGCAAGCAGCAGGAGCATCTGTTATGCCGACTGTTGCAATGATCATTCCTGCCCGCTTCTTCCCTAAGGAAACAAGAGGGCGTGTTTTAGGTTTAACATCTGCAGGAATGGCATTAGGAACAGCAATTGGCCCCATCGTTGCTGGAGGTGTCACCAGCTTCTTTAACTGGCATTATCTTTTTGTTATTTCTCTGCTCTCTCTTATTACATTGCCGTTTTTCCGCAAATATTTAAAGGAACAAAAACGACAGAAAAAAGGGAAAACGGATCTACTTGGAGCGGCATTTTTGGCTTGTGCTCTTGCTTTCCTTCTGTTAGCAATCACACTAAGTGCATTAAGCTATGCTGCTTTATTTGCTTTATGCTTTGTCTTATTCATTTGGAGGATAATGAAAGTAAAAAATCCATTTATACCGATTTCCTTGTTCAAAAACAAACAGTTTTCATTAGGAATTGCCATTTCCGGTATTTGTTCAGGAATAGGCTTTGGAATTCCATATTTGACGCCGCTATTATTGCAGGAGGTTAATGGATTGTCGCCTCTTTTAAGTGGTTTATACATGTTCCCAAGCGCATTAATAGCAGCATTATTAGGGATTAGCGGTGGAAGACTTGCCGATAGGAAGGGGAATCGCTCTCTAACCCATTTAGCTTTGATAGGTTTCTTTATCGGCTTTAGCGTTTTGTCCATTTTTGCAGGATATTCACCATATATGACAATGTTTATCCTTATTTTTGCATGTATCGGCCAAACATTTATGCAGATTTCCATGGCAAACACTGTTTCAAACACTTTGCCTAAGGCTGATGTAGGTGTCGGAATGGGGATAATGATGATGATTAATTTTATTTCCGGGGCAGTGTTTACAACGATGATGAGTGCATCCCTTGAGAAAAAAGACCTTAGCATGCAGCTGAATCCACTCCTGCTGACACAGAATGGAATTAGCTACAGCAATATATATACAGTACTAAGTATTCTTGTTGTTATCATCACTTTAACCTATCATTTTCGTTTGAAGGAAAATAGTGCTGAATATGCAAAATAG
- a CDS encoding AraC family transcriptional regulator encodes MKDLKKKLLAENEIEAIALSSGVYNLKEILSTINRISPVTGLDSVLSADLLMKKHEKITFMKHPRYVDIEVHKHDYLEISYAYFGSFTQWIDGETVEMQEGDLTILDTDVMHTIKKADKDTIIINILLRKTYFNHDILARLTENDLISKFVIDTIYKPKMKGRYLYFPSSGNKKIRQYINEGLYEFYKPNIASQEVISCNIVLLFTELMRISKKQSQVVAKDESWNLVILEILQYIEEHYLTTSLKEVASIFHFHPNYLSRLLKENIGKTFSEMVQELRLRQAKLLLENTQMKINRIADETGYTNFNHFYKKFKEYYKCTPADYRKGLLEQKDKKK; translated from the coding sequence GTGAAGGACTTGAAAAAAAAGCTGCTTGCTGAAAATGAAATTGAAGCAATCGCTTTATCATCAGGTGTATATAACCTGAAGGAAATATTATCGACTATTAATCGGATTTCACCAGTAACAGGCCTGGATTCTGTCCTGTCAGCAGACTTGTTGATGAAAAAACACGAGAAAATAACCTTCATGAAGCATCCCCGTTATGTAGACATAGAAGTACATAAACATGATTATTTAGAAATCAGCTATGCGTATTTTGGCAGCTTTACACAGTGGATAGATGGAGAGACAGTTGAAATGCAGGAGGGTGACTTAACAATATTAGATACAGACGTGATGCATACAATAAAAAAGGCAGACAAGGACACAATCATTATCAACATCCTCTTACGTAAAACTTACTTTAATCACGATATTCTCGCCCGCTTAACAGAAAATGATTTAATATCCAAATTTGTTATTGACACCATATACAAGCCGAAAATGAAGGGCCGTTACCTTTACTTCCCGTCTTCTGGAAATAAAAAAATCCGCCAATATATTAATGAAGGGCTATATGAGTTTTATAAGCCCAATATAGCCAGCCAGGAAGTTATAAGCTGTAATATTGTTCTCCTATTTACAGAGCTGATGAGAATATCAAAGAAACAAAGTCAGGTGGTAGCTAAGGATGAAAGCTGGAATCTAGTAATCTTAGAAATCCTTCAATATATTGAAGAGCATTATTTAACAACAAGCTTAAAAGAGGTTGCCTCCATATTTCATTTTCACCCAAATTATTTGAGCAGGCTGCTGAAGGAGAATATTGGAAAAACCTTTAGTGAAATGGTTCAAGAGCTTCGACTTCGTCAAGCAAAGCTTCTACTAGAAAATACACAAATGAAAATAAACAGAATTGCAGATGAAACTGGCTATACCAACTTTAATCATTTTTATAAAAAATTTAAGGAATATTATAAATGTACTCCCGCAGATTACCGTAAAGGACTGCTTGAGCAAAAAGACAAGAAGAAATGA
- the licT gene encoding BglG family transcription antiterminator LicT: MRIAKVFNNNVISVMDDNQEELIIIGKGLAWQKKPGDIVDEEKIEKIFELKNKDISQKFKTLLYEVPLEYMEVTEEIIKLAKSRLGRTFTDSFYISLTDHVHFAVERIQQGHIINNALLWEIKRFYKDEYTIGKEALRLLNEKFGVDLPEDEAGFIAMHIVNAGLSEEMPDVANITKVMQDILNIVKYHYKMEFDEESLNYFRFLTHLKFFGQRLYSKTYLQDDDPFLYDAFRQKHPGSFECTEKISEYIMKQFDYSITNNEKLYLAIHVQRLVSR; encoded by the coding sequence ATGAGAATAGCCAAAGTATTTAATAATAATGTCATTAGCGTAATGGATGACAACCAGGAAGAGCTCATCATCATCGGAAAAGGTCTTGCATGGCAAAAAAAGCCAGGAGATATTGTGGACGAAGAGAAAATTGAAAAGATTTTTGAGCTGAAAAACAAAGACATTTCACAGAAATTTAAAACCCTTCTATATGAAGTTCCCCTTGAATATATGGAAGTGACCGAAGAAATTATCAAGCTTGCAAAAAGCAGACTTGGCAGAACCTTCACGGATAGTTTTTATATTTCTTTAACAGATCATGTTCACTTTGCTGTGGAAAGAATTCAACAAGGACACATAATCAACAATGCATTATTATGGGAAATTAAAAGGTTTTACAAAGATGAATATACAATCGGCAAAGAGGCATTGCGTTTGCTGAATGAGAAGTTCGGTGTCGATTTACCTGAGGATGAAGCGGGATTCATTGCGATGCATATCGTTAATGCTGGTCTTAGTGAAGAGATGCCAGATGTTGCGAACATCACAAAGGTCATGCAAGACATTCTTAATATCGTGAAATATCATTATAAAATGGAATTTGATGAAGAATCATTGAATTATTTTCGGTTTCTCACTCATTTGAAGTTTTTTGGTCAAAGATTGTACAGCAAAACGTATTTGCAGGATGACGATCCATTCTTGTATGATGCCTTTAGACAAAAGCATCCAGGAAGCTTTGAATGCACAGAGAAAATCAGTGAATATATTATGAAGCAATTTGACTATAGCATTACAAATAATGAAAAGCTGTATTTGGCAATACATGTCCAACGGCTGGTCAGCAGATAA
- a CDS encoding DUF421 domain-containing protein codes for MLVDITVELCVGFITLLLMLKILGKIQFSQITPFDFITGMVLGNFVGDSIFDERTGVLDIVYSILLWGLLIYLVELLTQKSFILRGFFEGKPSMLINKGEIDFKALKKNHIDLSQLQHLLRKQGYFSLFDAEYVILEQDGNISVAPKHSYGAPTKEDLQIPEKKVQLAYALVLDGKVNKQNLKTLQFNEGWLKKQLSQQQISDYKDVLYAEWQEDKGLQVATYNKAPNQ; via the coding sequence ATGTTAGTTGATATCACAGTGGAATTATGTGTCGGGTTTATTACACTTCTGTTGATGCTGAAAATTCTAGGTAAGATTCAATTTTCGCAAATTACTCCCTTTGACTTTATAACTGGAATGGTATTAGGGAATTTCGTAGGAGATTCTATCTTTGATGAGCGTACAGGTGTGCTTGATATCGTATACAGCATTTTACTTTGGGGTCTACTTATCTACCTTGTTGAGTTACTGACACAAAAGTCCTTTATACTGCGCGGCTTCTTTGAAGGAAAACCATCCATGCTTATTAATAAAGGAGAGATTGATTTTAAAGCGTTAAAAAAAAATCATATTGATTTAAGCCAGTTGCAGCATCTTTTAAGAAAACAAGGCTATTTTTCTTTATTTGACGCAGAGTATGTCATTTTGGAACAGGATGGTAATATTAGTGTTGCACCAAAGCATTCATATGGTGCTCCTACTAAAGAAGATTTACAGATTCCAGAAAAAAAAGTACAGCTTGCATATGCATTAGTGCTTGATGGTAAAGTAAATAAACAAAATCTAAAAACACTCCAATTTAACGAAGGCTGGCTGAAAAAGCAGTTATCCCAACAGCAAATTTCAGATTATAAAGATGTCCTTTATGCTGAATGGCAGGAAGATAAAGGGCTACAAGTGGCAACATATAATAAAGCTCCAAATCAATGA
- a CDS encoding TetR/AcrR family transcriptional regulator: protein MDTKLNSRDKILQTASRLFQLQGYHATGMNQIISESGLPKGSIYHHFPQGKELLAIEAVHFTSSFIERKLLAIMEEISEPVEAIQAFIKDTSSQFDSPESIEGIPVGLLASETALISEPLRLACIDAFSKWEKIIADKLIQHGEKEEHALKMGMLINSMIGGGIMQSITRKDKAPLIAVMETIPQILKTKG, encoded by the coding sequence ATGGATACTAAATTGAATTCTCGTGACAAAATATTGCAAACAGCTTCTCGTCTTTTTCAGCTGCAAGGCTATCATGCAACAGGTATGAATCAAATCATAAGTGAAAGCGGATTGCCGAAAGGGTCTATCTATCATCATTTTCCGCAAGGCAAAGAGCTTCTCGCCATTGAGGCTGTCCATTTTACAAGCAGCTTTATTGAAAGAAAGCTGCTTGCAATAATGGAGGAAATATCAGAACCGGTTGAAGCAATTCAAGCGTTTATAAAGGATACATCAAGCCAGTTTGATTCCCCTGAAAGCATTGAAGGAATTCCTGTCGGCCTGCTTGCAAGCGAAACAGCACTTATTAGTGAACCATTACGCCTTGCTTGTATAGATGCATTTTCAAAATGGGAGAAAATCATTGCTGATAAATTAATCCAACATGGGGAGAAAGAAGAGCATGCATTAAAAATGGGGATGCTGATTAATTCTATGATTGGCGGAGGGATTATGCAGTCCATAACTCGTAAGGATAAAGCCCCACTTATCGCTGTTATGGAAACAATTCCACAAATTTTAAAAACTAAGGGGTAG
- a CDS encoding MFS transporter, translating into MASKAYSSILLREKLAFGAGAFGKDFVYIFVSMYLLYFYTDVLGISAATAGSILLIVRFIDAAFDLPFGFMVDKTNSKWGKLRPYLLFGAVPYGVTAAFLFFAPEIGEGGKVFYAFSLYFLISILYSVVSIPHAALNTVMTDNPEERAQLTKYLMLFSGLAAALAGSITVPVVGMFPSERSGYFFMGAVTGVMAILLLFLCFKGTKEQVTTSELNENIPFKHAWKTVLTNKPFIILSASFLMMQISLGIRGAAGIYYFIYNVGNANLFSVVSAAGGLAGLVITFLLPAIVRRIGMKKFYIAAGLLTLLNFLSIYAAPVHIIPLVLILNIAASALTSVALFAAWGSLPDAIAYQLKKNGLHIEGVYYALYNFIQKVGSSIAGGLAGFVLAAFGYKSGMTPTARSLEGILVTSAIIPAVCALLFTIFMFFYRTKDKNKKESVEKGVING; encoded by the coding sequence ATGGCGAGCAAAGCATATTCTAGCATTTTACTCAGGGAGAAGCTGGCTTTTGGCGCAGGTGCATTTGGTAAAGACTTTGTTTATATTTTTGTTTCGATGTATTTATTGTACTTTTATACAGATGTATTAGGTATCTCTGCTGCAACAGCAGGATCCATTCTGTTAATTGTCCGGTTTATTGATGCAGCATTCGATTTGCCATTCGGTTTTATGGTTGACAAAACAAATTCAAAATGGGGGAAACTGCGGCCCTATTTGCTTTTTGGAGCAGTTCCATATGGGGTTACAGCGGCGTTTTTATTTTTCGCACCAGAGATAGGGGAAGGAGGAAAGGTTTTTTACGCCTTCAGTCTTTATTTCCTTATCAGCATTCTTTACAGTGTTGTCAGTATTCCGCATGCAGCCCTTAACACAGTAATGACAGATAATCCTGAAGAAAGGGCTCAATTAACGAAGTATCTGATGCTTTTTTCCGGACTCGCTGCAGCACTTGCTGGCAGTATAACAGTTCCTGTTGTTGGTATGTTTCCTTCTGAAAGATCAGGCTATTTCTTTATGGGAGCTGTTACTGGTGTAATGGCAATCCTGCTACTATTCCTGTGTTTTAAAGGTACTAAAGAGCAAGTAACAACGAGTGAGCTAAATGAAAATATTCCCTTTAAACATGCCTGGAAAACAGTGCTCACAAATAAACCGTTTATTATTCTTTCTGCATCCTTTTTAATGATGCAAATAAGCCTTGGAATCCGAGGTGCTGCGGGTATTTACTATTTTATTTACAATGTTGGCAATGCAAATCTTTTCAGTGTCGTCTCAGCAGCGGGCGGTCTTGCCGGGTTGGTAATCACCTTCCTCCTGCCGGCAATTGTCCGCCGCATCGGCATGAAAAAGTTTTATATTGCAGCAGGCCTGTTAACGCTCCTTAACTTTTTGTCCATCTATGCCGCACCAGTCCATATAATTCCGCTTGTATTAATTTTGAATATTGCTGCGTCCGCGTTAACTTCGGTTGCTTTATTTGCTGCATGGGGTTCACTCCCAGATGCGATAGCCTACCAGCTAAAAAAGAATGGATTACACATTGAAGGCGTGTATTACGCATTATATAACTTTATCCAAAAGGTAGGCTCGTCGATTGCAGGCGGTCTTGCCGGATTTGTTTTAGCTGCATTTGGTTACAAATCAGGCATGACACCAACAGCTCGAAGCTTAGAAGGAATCCTCGTTACATCTGCGATTATTCCAGCAGTATGTGCCTTATTGTTTACGATATTTATGTTTTTCTATCGTACAAAGGACAAAAACAAAAAAGAATCAGTGGAAAAGGGTGTTATCAATGGATAA
- a CDS encoding quercetin 2,3-dioxygenase encodes MKKLNDYLPTEKTPYLLRSGNGEHLLFGRQVATIMANAASTDNIFGMVLITGGKDDSFPSHLHEKTHEGILVLSGKLEVSFGGESYLLTEGDYAHIPAGTVHSYKMLAHRTRFISYTSNGDVTNLYRIIGSPYSHAEYPPHVNKDISAVLLAEAEAKTDFELSRQKPTAKWTLPNKTRLPDTLSPYVILSGEGDRLLTGDQLHRIIASQKNTDGQFIIVASDGPKGDRIVEHYHEQHTETFFCLEGKMTMWAMGEEIEMHPGDFLHVPAGIVHSYRLDSHYTKMVGLLASGLFEPFFRILGDPYEHCMFPSQPMPLRFDRIIENLEMLDLKVVSKN; translated from the coding sequence ATGAAAAAATTAAATGACTACTTACCAACCGAAAAAACACCCTATTTACTGCGAAGTGGAAATGGAGAGCACCTGCTGTTCGGCAGACAAGTCGCAACAATTATGGCTAATGCTGCAAGTACAGATAATATTTTCGGAATGGTGCTGATTACAGGCGGAAAAGACGATTCATTTCCTTCCCATCTTCATGAAAAAACACATGAAGGAATTTTAGTTCTTAGTGGAAAATTGGAAGTTTCTTTTGGCGGTGAGAGCTATTTGCTTACAGAAGGAGACTATGCCCATATTCCTGCTGGTACGGTACATAGCTACAAAATGCTTGCCCACAGAACGAGATTTATCTCTTATACTTCAAATGGTGACGTGACAAACCTTTATCGCATCATCGGTAGTCCCTATTCACATGCTGAATATCCTCCACATGTTAATAAAGACATTTCTGCTGTCTTGCTGGCAGAAGCCGAGGCAAAAACAGACTTCGAATTAAGCAGGCAAAAACCAACGGCTAAATGGACATTGCCAAATAAAACAAGGCTTCCTGATACACTTAGCCCCTATGTTATCCTTTCCGGTGAAGGTGACCGTTTATTGACAGGTGACCAGCTTCACCGTATTATCGCATCACAAAAAAATACAGATGGCCAATTTATCATCGTTGCTTCAGATGGACCTAAAGGGGACAGAATTGTAGAGCATTATCATGAACAGCATACAGAGACCTTTTTCTGTCTCGAGGGTAAAATGACGATGTGGGCAATGGGAGAAGAAATCGAGATGCACCCTGGAGATTTTCTGCATGTTCCTGCAGGTATCGTTCATTCCTATCGCCTTGACTCCCACTATACGAAGATGGTCGGTCTGCTTGCCTCCGGATTATTTGAACCTTTCTTCCGCATTTTAGGTGATCCTTATGAGCATTGTATGTTCCCAAGTCAACCAATGCCCTTACGTTTTGACAGGATTATAGAAAACTTGGAAATGTTAGATTTGAAGGTCGTGAGCAAAAACTAG
- a CDS encoding beta-glucoside-specific PTS transporter subunit IIABC, producing MKYEQLAKDIIANVGGKENVSNAVHCITRLRFKLKDEGKANTEVLKNMDDVVTVMKSGGQYQVVIGNHVPDVYKAVVTVGGFQGQEQVEEDEGPKGSLFSRFIDMISSIFTPVLGVLAASGMIKGFNALFVALGWLENTSGTYQILNAAGDALFYFLPIFLGYTAIKKFGGTPFIGMAIGAALVYPTLSTLTTGDPLYTVFAGTMFESPIYVTFLGIPVILMSYSSSVIPIILSTFFAAKVEKWLRSFIPDVVKTFVVPLLTLLIVIPITFMVIGPIATWASSLIGAGSLFLYNLSPLIAGILLGGLWQVIVIFGLHWGLVPIAINNVATMGFDTILATVFAASFAQIGAVLAILIKTRDKKLKSLSIPAFISGIFGVTEPAIYGITLPLKKPFIISCIGAAAGGAILGLANVKGYIIGGLGIFGIPTYISPDGLGMDLWGALIAIVVAFIVAFILTYLFGGIGKEKAASTNTEVKSASNEVAATTAVQHEVIISPLNGEVKALSEVEDAAFSTGALGHGLAIEPTEGKLYAPVSGTVSALFPTNHAIGITTDSGADILIHIGMDTVQFEGKYFKAYTVQGEYVEKGQLLIEFDIEEIRKAGKLLTTPVVVTNYKDYSMELTNKKQVTTVDELFKLDVK from the coding sequence ATGAAATATGAGCAGCTGGCAAAAGACATTATTGCTAATGTGGGCGGAAAAGAAAACGTTTCCAATGCGGTCCATTGTATTACACGCCTTCGCTTTAAGCTAAAGGATGAAGGAAAAGCAAATACAGAGGTATTAAAAAACATGGATGATGTTGTTACAGTCATGAAAAGCGGCGGTCAATATCAAGTCGTTATCGGAAACCATGTACCTGATGTATACAAAGCTGTAGTTACAGTTGGTGGCTTTCAAGGTCAGGAGCAAGTTGAGGAGGATGAAGGACCTAAAGGTTCTCTTTTCAGCCGCTTTATTGATATGATTTCTAGCATTTTTACACCAGTCCTTGGCGTGTTAGCCGCATCAGGGATGATCAAAGGCTTTAATGCATTATTTGTCGCACTTGGCTGGCTGGAAAATACATCTGGCACATACCAAATCTTAAATGCTGCCGGTGATGCGCTATTTTATTTCTTGCCAATCTTCTTAGGATATACAGCAATCAAAAAGTTCGGCGGTACACCGTTCATCGGAATGGCGATCGGAGCAGCGCTAGTATATCCGACCCTTTCGACCTTAACAACAGGAGACCCGCTGTACACAGTATTTGCAGGTACGATGTTTGAATCACCAATTTATGTTACATTTTTAGGAATTCCCGTTATTTTAATGTCTTATTCATCATCTGTTATACCAATTATTCTTTCTACATTCTTTGCAGCAAAAGTAGAAAAATGGCTTCGTAGCTTTATTCCAGATGTTGTTAAAACATTTGTAGTGCCATTATTAACATTATTAATTGTTATTCCAATTACATTTATGGTCATTGGCCCGATTGCAACATGGGCAAGCAGCTTGATCGGTGCAGGTTCCTTATTCCTTTATAACCTAAGTCCATTAATTGCAGGGATTTTGCTTGGCGGTCTATGGCAAGTAATTGTTATTTTCGGGCTTCACTGGGGCTTAGTGCCAATTGCGATCAACAATGTGGCGACAATGGGCTTCGATACAATTCTTGCAACAGTATTTGCCGCATCATTCGCTCAAATTGGTGCAGTTCTTGCAATCTTAATTAAAACAAGAGATAAAAAGTTGAAATCATTGAGTATACCAGCATTCATTTCCGGTATCTTCGGTGTTACTGAGCCGGCTATTTACGGAATTACATTACCATTAAAGAAACCATTTATCATCAGCTGTATTGGTGCAGCAGCAGGTGGAGCTATTTTAGGTCTTGCTAATGTAAAGGGTTACATCATTGGCGGTCTTGGAATTTTTGGAATCCCAACATACATTAGTCCTGATGGTCTTGGCATGGATTTATGGGGTGCACTAATTGCAATCGTTGTAGCATTCATCGTTGCTTTCATCTTAACGTACTTGTTTGGCGGAATTGGCAAAGAAAAAGCTGCAAGTACTAATACAGAAGTAAAATCTGCTTCAAATGAAGTAGCTGCAACAACAGCAGTACAGCATGAGGTTATCATTAGTCCATTAAATGGTGAAGTGAAAGCATTATCAGAAGTAGAAGATGCAGCATTTTCAACAGGTGCATTAGGTCATGGCCTTGCAATTGAACCAACAGAAGGGAAGCTTTATGCTCCAGTTTCTGGAACAGTATCAGCATTATTCCCAACAAATCATGCTATTGGTATTACGACTGATTCTGGTGCAGATATTTTAATTCATATTGGGATGGATACTGTACAATTTGAAGGAAAATACTTTAAAGCATATACAGTCCAAGGTGAATACGTGGAAAAAGGCCAATTGCTTATTGAGTTTGACATCGAAGAAATTCGCAAAGCAGGTAAGCTGTTAACAACACCTGTAGTTGTAACAAACTATAAGGATTACAGCATGGAGTTAACGAATAAAAAGCAAGTCACTACAGTAGATGAGCTGTTCAAATTAGATGTAAAATAA
- a CDS encoding 6-phospho-beta-glucosidase has translation MAFQKGFLWGGAIAANQAEGAYLADGKGLTTVDLLPTGQKRWDIMMGNLSSYEPLEGEFYPSHEAIDFYNRYKEDIALFAEMGFKALRLSISWARIFPNGDDAEPNEAGLKFYDDLFDELLKYGIEPVVTIAHFDVPVNLVKNYGSWRSRKLVGFFEKYATTLFNRYKDKVKYWMTFNEINMLLHLPFVGAGLVFEEGEDKKQVKYQAAHHQLVASALAVKACHEISPDAKIGCMLAAGQTYPYSCNPDDVLDAMEKDRDSFFFIDIQSRGKYPGYAKKFIKDHNITIEMEATDEEILQNNTVDYIGFSYYASRTTSTDPEINKTTSGNVFGSIENPFLEKSEWGWTIDPKGFRITANQLYDRYQKPLFVVENGLGAIDIPEEDGAVTDDHRIDYLNKHLQELSQAIDEGVEVLGYTSWGPIDLVSASTGEMKKRYGYIYVDKDNEGNGSLERSRKKSFDWYKEVIATNGENL, from the coding sequence ATGGCATTTCAAAAAGGATTCTTATGGGGCGGCGCAATCGCTGCAAACCAAGCAGAAGGTGCATATCTTGCTGACGGAAAGGGCTTAACAACAGTTGATCTACTGCCGACAGGTCAAAAAAGATGGGACATTATGATGGGGAATTTATCTTCATACGAACCATTAGAAGGAGAATTCTATCCATCACATGAAGCAATTGATTTTTATAACCGCTATAAAGAGGATATTGCATTATTTGCGGAGATGGGCTTCAAAGCATTGCGACTATCGATCTCTTGGGCAAGAATTTTTCCAAATGGGGATGATGCAGAGCCAAATGAAGCAGGACTGAAATTCTATGATGATTTATTTGATGAGCTGCTGAAATATGGAATTGAGCCTGTTGTTACGATCGCCCATTTCGATGTGCCAGTAAATCTTGTTAAAAACTATGGAAGCTGGCGAAGCCGCAAGCTTGTAGGATTCTTTGAGAAATATGCGACAACTCTTTTCAACCGTTATAAAGATAAAGTAAAGTATTGGATGACATTTAATGAAATTAACATGCTTCTTCACCTTCCGTTTGTTGGAGCTGGTCTTGTATTTGAAGAAGGGGAAGATAAGAAGCAGGTGAAATACCAGGCAGCACATCACCAGCTTGTTGCAAGTGCATTAGCTGTTAAAGCATGCCATGAAATCAGTCCTGACGCTAAAATTGGCTGTATGCTTGCAGCTGGACAAACCTATCCATACAGCTGTAATCCTGATGATGTTCTCGATGCAATGGAAAAGGATCGCGATTCTTTCTTCTTCATTGATATTCAATCTCGCGGTAAGTATCCTGGCTATGCAAAGAAATTCATTAAAGACCATAATATTACAATCGAGATGGAAGCAACGGATGAGGAAATTCTGCAGAATAACACGGTAGATTATATTGGCTTCAGCTATTATGCAAGCAGAACGACAAGCACAGATCCGGAAATCAATAAGACGACTTCCGGCAATGTATTCGGCTCGATTGAAAATCCATTTTTAGAAAAGTCAGAGTGGGGCTGGACAATTGATCCTAAAGGGTTCCGCATTACAGCAAACCAATTATATGACCGTTATCAAAAGCCGTTGTTTGTTGTTGAAAATGGATTGGGTGCCATTGATATCCCTGAAGAGGATGGGGCTGTCACGGACGATCATCGCATCGACTACTTAAACAAGCATTTACAGGAGCTATCTCAAGCAATCGATGAAGGTGTCGAAGTACTAGGTTACACGAGCTGGGGCCCGATTGACCTTGTGAGTGCATCAACTGGAGAAATGAAAAAGCGCTATGGCTACATTTATGTGGACAAGGATAATGAAGGAAATGGATCATTAGAGCGTTCACGCAAAAAAAGCTTTGATTGGTATAAAGAGGTTATTGCGACAAATGGAGAAAATTTATAA